From the Maioricimonas rarisocia genome, one window contains:
- a CDS encoding PqqD family peptide modification chaperone, which translates to MTATPVRPDVNVHAGHRRQGLSVKRRTDLQIAARPAPGQTLWTVKDPLTLEFFQLRDEERFVLERLDGRTTLAEICDAFHRQFAPRRLAPEDAVRFIDQLWQQGLVTASVESPTQQLLDRRERRSRGKVRQRLGSLLAIRFRGINPHRMIETLYPALRWLLSTPAIFLYCLLVLSACTLVLVEWETFQRRLPAMDQLVRLHHLMWIIPVIAGVKILHELGHAFVCRHFGGACREVGVMLLAFTPCLYCNVSDAWLFPNKWHRVAVSAAGIGVELVLASVCTFLWWFSVPGPFNAICLYVMIVCTMSTVLLNGNPLMRYDGYYILSDVVEVPNLRQRATGLMKTRFWNLFYGVPGRMRIPPPSLHRELLTAFGIAASLYLWFVLGALLWMAYMLLKPFGLEPIAVLLAIVVLGSRVVAVFEDAGREISWRARTAGLAPSRTAISTLLLACAVAALLLWPWPDWAEAPAVVQPANAQRVYVKVAGRLPASIESESVRPFEAVDAGDVLVLLENRELELETAELAKHRNRQQARVTAMERRQFRDPVSADRLASARAALADFDERLRRRQQDQSELALEAPRSGVILPAAPPTSVVSGEDLPHRETHPLAVESAGAWLPERTVLCLIGDPDELELAAAFVQQDVSRIQVGQPVRIALPESPGRILTGTVAEVSEDAMATTPDHFFAAGVIDSHVGRDGIPRPFEPTFMVRIALDAGHDSLTRGSIGRVKVRTGTASAWTRLMRFARKTFHFDL; encoded by the coding sequence GTGACAGCCACTCCGGTCCGGCCCGACGTGAACGTTCACGCCGGTCATCGGCGCCAGGGACTTTCCGTCAAACGGCGGACCGATCTGCAGATCGCCGCCCGTCCCGCACCAGGCCAGACGCTCTGGACCGTCAAGGATCCACTCACGCTGGAGTTCTTTCAGCTGCGTGACGAAGAGCGTTTCGTCTTGGAGCGGCTCGATGGCCGGACGACGCTCGCGGAGATCTGCGATGCCTTCCATCGCCAGTTCGCGCCTCGACGACTGGCTCCCGAAGATGCCGTCCGATTCATCGACCAGCTCTGGCAGCAGGGCCTGGTGACCGCCAGCGTCGAGTCGCCGACGCAACAGCTGCTCGACCGCCGCGAGCGTCGGTCCCGCGGGAAGGTGCGGCAACGGCTGGGGAGTCTCCTGGCGATCCGGTTTCGCGGGATCAATCCGCATCGGATGATCGAGACGCTGTACCCGGCCCTACGCTGGTTGCTGTCCACTCCTGCGATTTTCCTTTACTGCCTGCTCGTCCTGTCCGCTTGCACGCTCGTCCTCGTCGAATGGGAAACGTTTCAGCGACGTCTGCCGGCGATGGACCAGCTCGTGCGGCTGCACCACCTGATGTGGATCATTCCCGTCATTGCGGGAGTCAAGATCCTGCACGAACTGGGCCACGCCTTCGTCTGCCGGCATTTCGGGGGAGCGTGTCGCGAAGTGGGTGTCATGCTGCTGGCGTTCACCCCCTGCCTGTACTGCAACGTGTCGGATGCCTGGCTGTTTCCCAACAAATGGCACCGCGTCGCCGTCAGTGCCGCCGGAATCGGTGTCGAACTGGTCCTTGCATCGGTGTGCACGTTTCTCTGGTGGTTCTCCGTGCCGGGGCCGTTCAACGCCATCTGCCTGTACGTAATGATCGTGTGCACGATGAGCACCGTGCTGCTCAACGGCAATCCCCTGATGCGTTACGACGGCTACTATATTCTCTCGGACGTCGTCGAAGTCCCCAACCTCCGGCAGCGGGCAACCGGCCTGATGAAGACACGGTTCTGGAATCTGTTCTACGGCGTCCCGGGGCGAATGCGCATCCCGCCACCGAGTCTGCATCGCGAACTGCTGACCGCGTTCGGGATCGCAGCGAGTCTGTACCTGTGGTTCGTTCTCGGAGCACTTCTGTGGATGGCGTACATGCTGCTCAAGCCGTTCGGGCTCGAGCCGATTGCGGTTCTGCTGGCAATCGTCGTGCTCGGCTCGCGCGTGGTCGCCGTTTTCGAAGATGCTGGCCGCGAGATCTCCTGGCGAGCAAGGACCGCGGGGCTGGCTCCCTCCCGTACGGCGATCTCGACGCTGCTGCTGGCGTGCGCGGTCGCGGCCCTGCTGCTGTGGCCCTGGCCCGACTGGGCCGAGGCTCCGGCTGTCGTGCAACCGGCCAATGCTCAACGGGTGTACGTCAAGGTGGCCGGCCGGCTGCCTGCCAGCATCGAGTCGGAGTCCGTCCGCCCGTTCGAAGCGGTCGATGCCGGCGACGTCCTCGTCCTCCTCGAGAATCGGGAACTCGAGCTGGAAACAGCCGAACTCGCGAAGCACCGCAACCGGCAGCAGGCGCGCGTTACGGCAATGGAACGGCGCCAGTTTCGCGATCCAGTCTCCGCTGACCGGCTCGCTTCCGCCCGTGCCGCGCTGGCCGATTTCGATGAACGCCTCCGCCGGAGGCAACAGGATCAGTCCGAACTTGCACTCGAAGCCCCCCGCAGCGGTGTCATCCTGCCGGCCGCCCCTCCCACGAGTGTCGTCTCAGGTGAGGACCTCCCGCATCGCGAGACACATCCCCTCGCCGTCGAGTCCGCGGGGGCCTGGCTTCCAGAGCGGACCGTGCTCTGTCTGATCGGTGATCCCGACGAACTGGAACTCGCAGCCGCCTTTGTCCAGCAGGATGTCTCCCGGATTCAGGTCGGTCAGCCGGTCCGCATCGCGCTCCCGGAAAGTCCCGGCCGGATTCTGACCGGAACCGTCGCCGAAGTCTCCGAAGATGCCATGGCCACAACGCCCGACCACTTCTTCGCAGCGGGCGTCATCGACAGTCATGTCGGACGGGATGGAATTCCGCGGCCATTTGAACCGACCTTCATGGTCCGGATCGCGCTGGATGCCGGCCATGACAGCCTGACACGGGGAAGTATCGGTCGGGTGAAGGTTCGCACGGGGACGGCCTCCGCCTGGACACGCCTGATGCGGTTTGCGCGAAAGACGTTTCACTTCGATCTGTAG
- a CDS encoding efflux RND transporter periplasmic adaptor subunit has translation MLHTLTVCLTLIAADPQPPSSASVEVPVLITLIREVDVPAQENGVLARVFVRAGQRVESGMVLGELDTTDAELAASRAQAELEIARAEAGNELKIRSAENLHQVAETELQRAIELNRKYPNSVSDTEMDRLRLTRDSAAIQIEQARHELEVLRLRVKLKESDLEIARRQLTRRRIRAPSSGSVVEVDRNAGEWVQPGERVFRVVDANRVRAEGFLEADQATPGLTDAIAKVQVRTADGQLTSLEGRVVFIDPELNSVNGQFRIWAEFENRDNLLQSGEQVVMTIFPGTGTDDEQEREDSAETPRSERRP, from the coding sequence ATGCTTCACACGTTGACCGTCTGCCTGACTCTCATCGCGGCGGATCCGCAGCCGCCTTCGTCCGCTTCCGTCGAGGTGCCGGTGCTGATCACGCTGATCCGCGAAGTCGACGTGCCGGCCCAGGAGAACGGCGTGCTGGCACGGGTCTTTGTCCGGGCCGGACAGCGGGTCGAATCGGGCATGGTTCTGGGTGAGCTGGACACGACCGATGCCGAACTGGCGGCCAGCCGTGCTCAGGCGGAACTGGAAATCGCCCGCGCCGAAGCCGGCAACGAGCTGAAAATCCGCTCGGCGGAGAATCTGCACCAGGTTGCGGAGACCGAGCTGCAGCGGGCCATCGAACTCAATCGCAAGTATCCGAATTCCGTCTCCGACACCGAGATGGACCGGCTGCGACTGACGCGGGACAGTGCGGCGATCCAGATCGAGCAGGCCCGCCACGAGCTGGAAGTGCTGCGGTTGCGGGTCAAACTCAAAGAGAGCGACCTGGAGATCGCCCGCCGCCAGCTGACCCGTCGCCGCATTCGTGCCCCCTCTTCCGGTAGCGTCGTGGAGGTGGACCGAAACGCCGGCGAATGGGTTCAGCCGGGGGAGCGCGTCTTTCGGGTCGTCGATGCGAACCGGGTGCGGGCCGAAGGGTTTCTCGAAGCCGATCAGGCCACGCCCGGACTGACGGATGCCATCGCAAAGGTCCAGGTTCGCACGGCCGACGGCCAGCTGACGAGCCTTGAAGGTCGGGTCGTGTTCATCGATCCCGAACTGAATTCGGTCAACGGCCAGTTCCGCATCTGGGCGGAATTTGAAAACCGCGACAACCTGCTCCAGTCGGGCGAGCAGGTCGTCATGACGATCTTTCCCGGCACGGGCACGGACGACGAGCAGGAACGGGAGGACTCTGCGGAAACGCCCCGGTCGGAGCGACGACCGTGA
- a CDS encoding efflux RND transporter periplasmic adaptor subunit, which produces MLEEQFVAGVSRIDRPAAAVPESVRRIRSVAISGDVGAVRRALFDELVSLLDAVGGAAWTIGPQREVQLVMQYGLGPERIDAVHDRWPGHRELLLQALTDATPQFASAAFESDATGSGTGPRQFRLLLFPWPVKGQPTELLELFIPPESLASEDDALEVVRQLCEAAVPADAPPQPTGRAESPTQLAAYIQAVHSSLDIERVALTATNEGRLLLGCDRLSIAVGRGRSLRMTAISGLTSFDRRSPAIRALESLGRTVQNDATPCFHTGTVSDAPESLRGPLTACVEEISPQVLYVLPLADGDDEASSPVGVLVAEHFDNEINADLLRQSCQEIAPVIGTAISNAADYEGLIRIPLLGRLLRSRSRRFGRPGISRRVFAVLLIAALAALVLVPADLEISGRAELQPRDRRPVYAGSTGVIEELMVDHAEAVEAGEPLIRLRNRELDFEISRVDGELQTVLQQIADAQALRARPVRSSTSPPASADEMAAREQELKQVRDSLIAQLEILRQQEQDLTLTSPLAGQVLTWNVQEQLESRPVEIGQRLLTVADVNGPWVVEMHVRDRDIGHVREARAAIRPDLEVEIVLPGDPPVRHLGTVRSVTETVEYDELDGPTVLVTVDVDAERINAPKPGTTVAARIQCGREPLGYVLFRQVIDAVRTWWAF; this is translated from the coding sequence GTGCTGGAGGAACAGTTTGTGGCAGGGGTCTCGAGGATCGATCGACCGGCCGCCGCGGTGCCGGAGTCGGTCCGGAGAATCCGCTCGGTCGCAATATCTGGCGACGTCGGGGCTGTGCGCCGGGCCCTGTTCGACGAGCTGGTCAGCCTGCTCGACGCCGTGGGAGGGGCTGCCTGGACCATTGGCCCCCAGCGCGAGGTCCAGCTGGTCATGCAATACGGGCTCGGTCCCGAACGGATCGATGCCGTCCACGACCGTTGGCCGGGCCACCGCGAACTCCTCCTGCAGGCTCTGACAGACGCCACCCCGCAGTTCGCCAGTGCCGCGTTCGAGTCGGATGCCACCGGCTCCGGGACCGGGCCCCGACAGTTCCGCCTGCTCCTGTTCCCCTGGCCGGTGAAAGGCCAACCGACCGAGCTGCTGGAACTGTTCATTCCCCCCGAGTCGCTTGCGTCGGAGGACGATGCCCTCGAGGTTGTCCGGCAACTGTGTGAAGCCGCCGTCCCTGCTGACGCGCCGCCCCAGCCGACGGGTCGCGCCGAGTCGCCGACCCAGCTCGCGGCGTACATTCAGGCGGTCCACAGCAGTCTCGATATCGAGCGGGTCGCCCTCACCGCCACTAACGAAGGACGGCTGCTGCTGGGATGCGACCGCCTCAGTATCGCGGTCGGACGCGGGCGTTCCCTCCGGATGACCGCCATCAGCGGGCTGACGTCGTTCGATCGACGCTCCCCGGCGATCCGGGCTCTCGAATCGCTCGGGCGAACTGTCCAGAACGACGCCACCCCCTGCTTCCATACGGGAACGGTCAGCGACGCTCCCGAGTCACTCCGTGGTCCCCTGACGGCCTGCGTCGAAGAGATTTCGCCTCAGGTGCTGTACGTTCTTCCGCTGGCGGATGGAGACGACGAGGCATCCTCTCCCGTCGGGGTCCTCGTCGCCGAGCACTTCGATAACGAAATCAATGCGGACTTACTCAGGCAGAGTTGTCAGGAGATTGCACCGGTAATCGGCACGGCCATCTCGAATGCGGCCGACTATGAAGGGCTGATCCGTATTCCCCTGCTTGGACGACTGTTGAGGTCGCGAAGCCGGCGCTTCGGGCGTCCAGGAATCTCCAGACGGGTTTTCGCAGTGCTGCTGATCGCGGCGCTGGCGGCCCTGGTGCTCGTTCCCGCCGACCTCGAAATCAGCGGACGAGCCGAACTGCAGCCTCGGGATCGCCGACCGGTCTATGCCGGCAGCACCGGTGTCATCGAAGAATTGATGGTTGACCATGCCGAGGCGGTCGAGGCGGGCGAGCCGCTGATACGTCTGCGGAACCGCGAACTGGACTTCGAGATCAGCCGCGTCGACGGCGAGCTTCAGACCGTGCTTCAGCAGATCGCCGACGCCCAGGCACTGCGGGCCCGTCCGGTCCGCTCGTCGACATCCCCGCCGGCGAGTGCCGACGAAATGGCCGCGCGCGAGCAGGAACTCAAGCAGGTGCGGGACAGTCTGATCGCCCAGCTCGAGATTCTCCGCCAACAGGAACAGGATCTGACGCTTACCAGCCCACTGGCCGGCCAGGTCCTGACCTGGAATGTTCAGGAGCAACTGGAATCCCGTCCGGTCGAGATCGGCCAGCGTCTGCTGACCGTGGCCGACGTCAATGGCCCCTGGGTCGTCGAGATGCACGTCCGCGACCGCGACATTGGACATGTCCGGGAAGCACGGGCTGCCATCAGGCCGGATCTGGAGGTCGAGATCGTTCTGCCGGGCGATCCACCAGTCCGACACCTTGGAACGGTCCGGTCCGTGACCGAGACGGTTGAGTACGACGAACTGGATGGTCCGACCGTCCTGGTGACGGTCGATGTCGATGCCGAGAGAATCAACGCGCCGAAGCCGGGAACGACCGTGGCGGCCCGCATCCAGTGCGGTCGGGAGCCGCTCGGCTACGTACTGTTCCGACAGGTCATCGACGCCGTCCGCACCTGGTGGGCGTTCTGA